In a single window of the Phycisphaerales bacterium genome:
- a CDS encoding PEP-CTERM sorting domain-containing protein (PEP-CTERM proteins occur, often in large numbers, in the proteomes of bacteria that also encode an exosortase, a predicted intramembrane cysteine proteinase. The presence of a PEP-CTERM domain at a protein's C-terminus predicts cleavage within the sorting domain, followed by covalent anchoring to some some component of the (usually Gram-negative) cell surface. Many PEP-CTERM proteins exhibit an unusual sequence composition that includes large numbers of potential glycosylation sites. Expression of one such protein has been shown restore the ability of a bacterium to form floc, a type of biofilm.), with protein sequence MNSRRRRMVVCLGLVLVGVVSSAVAANYNVNWMSLAPTPFGSAPPFAGNYNLPGIGTVQMTYSANPDFNEARVSVPALSGGSVAFAGDTYAWTPEETLGRTNLAVSGLPISTWTVTYTFPGTVPAGTLILGVQGLGRRDANPGENPANTISVATVLQNGTHLGDWTGAQNFGPTLFTPSAGSFTMMNSVSGPGGANPWWNTGLALVRIDDAVSTLTVHIDQTSGDGLGVNLGTIIPEPTTAALFGLGALLGLRRRGR encoded by the coding sequence ATGAACTCTCGTCGCCGTCGGATGGTCGTGTGCTTGGGTCTGGTTCTCGTCGGTGTCGTATCCAGCGCTGTCGCGGCGAACTACAACGTCAACTGGATGTCACTCGCGCCGACACCTTTCGGTTCGGCCCCGCCTTTCGCCGGCAACTACAACCTGCCCGGGATCGGCACCGTGCAGATGACGTATTCCGCCAATCCGGACTTCAACGAGGCGCGCGTTTCCGTCCCAGCGCTGAGTGGCGGTTCGGTCGCCTTTGCCGGTGATACGTATGCCTGGACACCCGAGGAAACACTCGGGCGCACCAACCTGGCCGTTTCCGGTCTGCCGATCTCGACATGGACGGTGACCTACACGTTCCCCGGTACCGTGCCGGCGGGCACATTGATCCTCGGCGTGCAGGGCCTTGGCCGCCGTGACGCCAACCCCGGCGAGAATCCCGCTAATACCATTTCGGTCGCAACCGTGCTGCAGAATGGCACACATCTCGGTGACTGGACGGGTGCCCAGAACTTCGGCCCGACACTCTTCACCCCCAGCGCGGGCAGCTTCACGATGATGAATTCGGTCAGCGGACCGGGTGGAGCCAACCCCTGGTGGAATACCGGCCTTGCACTGGTGCGCATCGACGACGCGGTGAGCACCCTTACGGTTCATATCGACCAGACTTCCGGCGACGGGCTCGGCGTCAACCTCGGCACCATCATCCCCGAACCCACGACGGCTGCGCTGTTCGGACTGGGTGCCCTGCTTGGACTGCGGCGCCGTGGCCGCTGA
- a CDS encoding HAD-IIB family hydrolase, with protein MPIQRLLTTDLDGTFLGDDSAMRSLWEELRSAGIAVAFSTGRHLRSIEAYFARQPGTYQADACLCMVGTEIFTWQDGRYVLDTDWQRVIGRGWNHGAIHRLMRDIPMARPQADEWQSPFKCSYHLDTQVAPRLQEIRGRLAAHGLKAKVIHSAGEYLDLIPARAGKGEALRYLARAWELPADAVITAGDTGNDLDMMRADLGFRAIVVGNASPELACQKQPHIYHARAKHAAGIREGLRHYGWL; from the coding sequence ATGCCGATCCAACGCCTGCTCACGACGGACCTCGACGGCACCTTCCTCGGCGATGACTCGGCTATGAGGTCCCTCTGGGAGGAATTGCGGTCCGCCGGTATCGCGGTCGCTTTCTCCACGGGGCGACACTTGCGTTCGATCGAGGCATACTTCGCCCGACAGCCGGGGACTTACCAAGCGGATGCCTGTCTCTGCATGGTCGGTACGGAAATCTTCACCTGGCAGGATGGTCGCTACGTGCTCGACACCGATTGGCAGCGCGTGATCGGGCGCGGCTGGAATCACGGCGCGATCCACCGGCTCATGCGTGACATACCCATGGCGCGGCCGCAAGCCGACGAATGGCAATCCCCCTTCAAATGCAGCTATCACCTCGATACGCAGGTGGCGCCCCGCCTGCAGGAGATTCGCGGGCGCCTGGCGGCCCACGGTCTCAAGGCAAAGGTGATTCACTCGGCCGGCGAGTATCTGGATCTGATCCCCGCCCGGGCCGGCAAGGGCGAGGCCCTGCGTTACCTCGCCCGCGCGTGGGAACTGCCGGCCGACGCCGTGATCACGGCCGGTGATACCGGCAACGACCTGGACATGATGCGCGCGGACCTTGGCTTCCGGGCGATCGTCGTCGGAAACGCGTCCCCGGAACTGGCCTGCCAGAAACAACCCCACATCTACCACGCCCGCGCCAAACACGCTGCGGGGATCCGCGAGGGCTTACGGCACTACGGCTGGCTGTGA
- a CDS encoding UPF0104 family protein, translating to MKHGLSDGAPTKTDRRPEAVPQRSGRRFSRALGTALAVLLFGGAVWVLQRELRDLRITDLYDHLRTLSVLRVGAALLAGVAAYVVLTGYDVLGWMYAGRRWRYPRLAFTSFIAFALSMNLGFPLVTGTAVRYRLYTPLGFGPLDLTRLVAILAVTYWLGFLLLGGVALLRTPGMLVQAAHLPTEWVYGLALLFLLIVAVYVGWCFAKRPLHYRQWEFRAPQPALLLGQVAVGCGDWLAAAAVLYWVLPADAGLSYAGVLVVFLLAQMLGMASNVPGGLGVFEGTVLVLLDGCVTTGALVGAVLLYRVIYLLAPLCVALALLGWHEMSGRRRGASCAVHSQP from the coding sequence ATGAAGCACGGCCTGTCCGATGGAGCGCCGACAAAAACAGACCGGCGGCCGGAAGCTGTACCCCAGCGCTCCGGTCGCCGGTTTTCGCGCGCACTGGGTACGGCACTGGCGGTCCTGCTGTTCGGCGGTGCTGTCTGGGTACTGCAGCGGGAGCTGCGCGATCTGCGCATCACCGATCTGTATGACCACCTGCGCACGCTGTCGGTATTGCGGGTGGGGGCCGCGCTGTTGGCGGGTGTCGCTGCTTATGTTGTCCTGACGGGGTACGATGTCCTGGGCTGGATGTACGCCGGCCGCCGCTGGCGTTATCCACGCCTGGCATTCACCTCGTTCATCGCCTTCGCGCTCAGTATGAATCTCGGTTTTCCGCTCGTCACGGGCACAGCGGTGCGGTACCGCCTGTATACGCCGCTTGGATTCGGCCCGCTCGATCTGACCCGGCTGGTTGCCATACTGGCCGTGACTTACTGGCTGGGTTTTCTGTTGCTCGGGGGGGTGGCTCTGCTGCGGACGCCGGGCATGCTCGTGCAAGCGGCGCACTTGCCCACGGAGTGGGTGTATGGACTGGCCTTGCTATTCCTGCTGATCGTGGCAGTCTACGTCGGTTGGTGCTTCGCGAAACGACCGCTGCATTACCGCCAGTGGGAGTTTCGCGCGCCGCAGCCGGCGCTGCTCCTCGGACAGGTTGCCGTGGGTTGCGGGGATTGGTTGGCAGCCGCGGCGGTATTGTACTGGGTGCTTCCGGCTGATGCGGGGCTCAGTTATGCGGGTGTGCTGGTGGTGTTTCTGCTCGCTCAGATGCTCGGGATGGCCAGCAATGTCCCCGGTGGCTTGGGGGTGTTTGAGGGAACGGTGCTGGTGCTGCTGGACGGCTGTGTGACGACGGGCGCGCTGGTGGGGGCGGTGCTGCTCTACCGGGTAATTTACCTGCTGGCCCCGCTGTGCGTTGCACTCGCGCTGTTGGGGTGGCACGAGATGAGTGGTCGGCGCCGGGGGGCGTCGTGCGCAGTTCACAGCCAGCCGTAG
- a CDS encoding TetR/AcrR family transcriptional regulator, translating to MPASRRDELIQTALRVFYRDGFRATGIDALLKEAGISKMTLYHHFRSKDELALAVLRREDEQERNALIREVERRAKSPRERLLAVFDALTDWVLHPDFHGCMFIHAAVEYRDPDSPVRRTAVAHKEFLHAYLRALVQEAGYADADELALRLLVLIDGAVVLAYVVGASDSCRLHAARAMASAKGAAAELLCTAKRVVVTG from the coding sequence GTGCCTGCCAGTCGCCGTGACGAGTTGATCCAAACTGCCCTGCGCGTGTTCTATCGCGATGGTTTCCGTGCTACGGGGATCGATGCCCTCCTCAAGGAGGCCGGCATCTCGAAGATGACGCTCTATCACCACTTCCGCTCGAAGGATGAACTGGCGTTGGCGGTGCTGCGCCGCGAGGACGAGCAGGAGCGGAACGCCCTGATCCGCGAGGTGGAGCGCCGTGCAAAGTCCCCCCGCGAGCGGCTGCTGGCCGTGTTCGACGCGCTGACGGATTGGGTGCTGCATCCGGATTTCCACGGGTGCATGTTCATCCATGCCGCAGTGGAATATCGTGATCCCGATTCACCGGTGCGACGGACGGCGGTAGCGCACAAGGAATTCCTGCATGCCTACCTCCGTGCCTTGGTCCAGGAGGCGGGCTATGCCGATGCGGATGAACTGGCGTTGCGCCTACTCGTGCTGATCGACGGGGCCGTCGTTCTGGCGTATGTCGTGGGCGCATCAGATTCGTGCCGGTTGCATGCCGCCCGGGCGATGGCTTCGGCCAAGGGCGCCGCCGCCGAACTTCTCTGCACGGCCAAGCGCGTTGTGGTCACAGGATAG
- a CDS encoding methyltransferase domain-containing protein, with translation MLRNEIPTRAAPAATPATALDQARLERFTERLVGTINESALALMLSIGHRTGLFDTMAQLPPALPAEIAQAAGLQERYVREWLGALVTGGIVEYDPGQQTYHLPPEHAARLTRTATPANMSAMMQWIAVLGSVESRIVDCFRHGGGVPYEDYPRFHDVMAEESAQTTVAALLDHILPLVDDLRARLEAGIDVLDIGCGQGRALLLLAQQFPRSRFVGYDICPDAVAAGTQAAQAAGLPNVTLTVRDVSQIDTVAHFDLITAFDAIHDQRDPAKVLANVRRALRPEGVFLMQDIAGSSHVHENIGRELATLVYTISCMHCMSVSLAQGGAGLGAAWGEQLAEKMLREAGFERIEKTRLEHDLINAYFVVYPS, from the coding sequence ATGCTCAGAAACGAGATCCCCACCCGCGCTGCGCCTGCGGCGACGCCCGCCACGGCGCTCGACCAAGCCCGCCTGGAACGCTTCACGGAGCGGCTTGTAGGCACCATCAACGAGTCTGCCCTGGCCCTGATGCTCAGCATCGGTCACCGCACGGGACTCTTCGACACCATGGCACAGTTGCCGCCCGCACTGCCAGCCGAAATTGCCCAGGCGGCCGGCTTGCAGGAGCGCTACGTGCGCGAGTGGCTCGGCGCCCTGGTCACGGGCGGCATCGTCGAGTACGACCCGGGTCAGCAGACGTATCACCTGCCTCCGGAGCACGCTGCCCGCCTCACGCGCACAGCCACTCCTGCAAACATGTCCGCCATGATGCAGTGGATCGCCGTCCTTGGTTCGGTCGAGAGCCGCATTGTCGATTGCTTCCGCCACGGAGGGGGCGTCCCCTACGAAGATTACCCGCGTTTCCACGATGTGATGGCCGAGGAAAGTGCGCAGACGACCGTTGCCGCTCTGCTCGACCACATACTGCCGCTGGTCGATGACTTACGCGCGCGGCTCGAAGCCGGGATCGATGTGCTGGACATCGGCTGTGGGCAGGGCCGCGCGCTGCTTCTGCTGGCGCAGCAGTTTCCGCGCAGCCGTTTTGTCGGCTACGACATTTGTCCGGACGCGGTCGCAGCCGGTACACAGGCCGCGCAGGCCGCTGGGCTGCCGAATGTCACGCTCACCGTCCGTGACGTATCTCAGATCGACACCGTAGCACACTTCGACCTGATTACCGCGTTCGACGCGATCCACGACCAACGCGACCCGGCCAAGGTGCTCGCCAACGTGCGGCGCGCACTGCGGCCGGAGGGTGTGTTTCTGATGCAGGATATCGCGGGTTCGAGCCATGTGCATGAGAACATCGGGCGGGAACTGGCCACGCTCGTCTACACGATCTCCTGCATGCACTGCATGTCGGTTTCGCTCGCGCAGGGCGGTGCCGGACTCGGCGCGGCCTGGGGCGAACAGCTCGCGGAAAAGATGCTGCGCGAGGCCGGTTTCGAGCGGATCGAGAAGACGCGTCTGGAACACGACCTCATCAACGCCTACTTCGTCGTTTATCCATCCTAG